In Homo sapiens chromosome 11, GRCh38.p14 Primary Assembly, one DNA window encodes the following:
- the GPR152 gene encoding probable G-protein coupled receptor 152, protein MDTTMEADLGATGHRPRTELDDEDSYPQGGWDTVFLVALLLLGLPANGLMAWLAGSQARHGAGTRLALLLLSLALSDFLFLAAAAFQILEIRHGGHWPLGTAACRFYYFLWGVSYSSGLFLLAALSLDRCLLALCPHWYPGHRPVRLPLWVCAGVWVLATLFSVPWLVFPEAAVWWYDLVICLDFWDSEELSLRMLEVLGGFLPFLLLLVCHVLTQATACRTCHRQQQPAACRGFARVARTILSAYVVLRLPYQLAQLLYLAFLWDVYSGYLLWEALVYSDYLILLNSCLSPFLCLMASADLRTLLRSVLSSFAAALCEERPGSFTPTEPQTQLDSEGPTLPEPMAEAQSQMDPVAQPQVNPTLQPRSDPTAQPQLNPTAQPQSDPTAQPQLNLMAQPQSDSVAQPQADTNVQTPAPAASSVPSPCDEASPTPSSHPTPGALEDPATPPASEGESPSSTPPEAAPGAGPT, encoded by the coding sequence ATGGACACTACCATGGAAGCTGACCTGGGTGCCACTGGCCACAGGCCCCGCACAGAGCTTGATGATGAGGACTCCTACCCCCAAGGTGGCTGGGACACGGTCTTCCTGGTGGCCCTGCTGCTCCTTGGGCTGCCAGCCAATGGGTTGATGGCGTGGCTGGCCGGCTCCCAGGCCCGGCATGGAGCTGGCACGCGTCTGGCGCTGCTCCTGCTCAGCCTGGCCCTCTCTGACTTCTTGTTCCTGGCAGCAGCGGCCTTCCAGATCCTAGAGATCCGGCATGGGGGACACTGGCCGCTGGGGACAGCTGCCTGCCGCTTCTACTACTTCCTATGGGGCGTGTCCTACTCCTCCGGCCTCTTCCTGCTGGCCGCCCTCAGCCTCGACCGCTGCCTGCTGGCGCTGTGCCCACACTGGTACCCTGGGCACCGCCCAGTCCGCCTGCCCCTCTGGGTCTGCGCCGGTGTCTGGGTGCTGGCCACACTCTTCAGCGTGCCCTGGCTGGTCTTCCCCGAGGCTGCCGTCTGGTGGTACGACCTGGTCATCTGCCTGGACTTCTGGGACAGCGAGGAGCTGTCGCTGAGGATGCTGGAGGTCCTGGGGGGCTTCCTGCCTTTCCTCCTGCTGCTCGTCTGCCACGTGCTCACCCAGGCCACAGCCTGTCGCACCTGCCACCGCCAACAGCAGCCCGCAGCCTGCCGGGGCTTCGCCCGTGTGGCCAGGACCATTCTGTCAGCCTATGTGGTCCTGAGGCTGCCCTACCAGCTGGCCCAGCTGCTCTACCTGGCCTTCCTGTGGGACGTCTACTCTGGCTACCTGCTCTGGGAGGCCCTGGTCTACTCCGACTACCTGATCCTACTCAACAGCTGCCTCAGCCCCTTCCTCTGCCTCATGGCCAGTGCCGACCTCCGGACCCTGCTGCGCTCCGTGCTCTCGTCCTTCGCGGCAGCTCTCTGCGAGGAGCGGCCGGGCAGCTTCACGCCCACTGAGCCACAGACCCAGCTAGATTCTGAGGGTCCAACTCTGCCAGAGCCGATGGCAGAGGCCCAGTCACAGATGGATCCTGTGGCCCAGCCTCAGGTGAACCCCACACTCCAGCCACGATCGGATCCCACAGCTCAGCCACAGCTGAACCCTACGGCCCAGCCACAGTCGGATCCCACAGCCCAGCCACAGCTGAACCTCATGGCCCAGCCACAGTCAGATTCTGTGGCCCAGCCACAGGCAGACACTAACGTCCAGACCCCTGCACCTGCTGCCAGTTCTGTGCCCAGTCCCTGTGATGAAGCTTCCCCAACCCCATCCTCGCATCCTACCCCAGGGGCCCTTGAGGACCCAGCCACACCTCCTGCCTCTGAAGGAGAAAGCCCCAGCAGCACCCCGCCAGAGGCGGCCCCGGGCGCAGGCCCCACGTGA